The following coding sequences lie in one Apium graveolens cultivar Ventura chromosome 1, ASM990537v1, whole genome shotgun sequence genomic window:
- the LOC141659416 gene encoding uncharacterized protein LOC141659416 isoform X1, which translates to MAAFVDGKVYEKRKVYDRFGLVIKDPPQRYQNSEWLHVSAKIPALRASSSVVTIIARCDDDDDDYDKISHNKKMKLAAPRDRITYFSGSGIIIECEEESVDATYVTTVLTPASPLLRDFEIEVDVALSDVLHLPQATGNFVDHGLGLKLQILIQLNQVFWNSCY; encoded by the exons ATGGCAGCTTTTGTTGATGGAAAAG TGTATGAAAAAAGAAAAGTGTACGATAGATTTGGGCTAGTGATAAAAGATCCCCCCCAAAGATATCAAAATTCTGAATGGTTACATGTTTCCGCCAAAATTCCTGCTTTGCGAGCTTCTTCTTCTGTTGTTACCATTATCGCTCGTTGTG atgatgatgatgatgattatgATAAGATAAGCCACAACAAGAAGATGAAACTAGCAGCCCCTCGTGATCGGATCACTTATTTTAGTGGCTCCGGGATTATTATTGAGTGTGAGGAGGAGTCTGTTGATGCTACTTATGTTACTACTGTCTTGACTCCTGCTTCCCCTTTGCTGCGTGATTTCGAAATTGAG GTTGATGTTGCTCTCTCAGATG TTCTGCATCTGCCCCAGGCTACTG GGAATTTCGTCGACCATGGCTTGGGTTTGAAGTTGCAAATCCTTATACAGCTCAATCAGGTTTTCTGGAACAGTTGCTACTAA
- the LOC141659416 gene encoding uncharacterized protein LOC141659416 isoform X2, with amino-acid sequence MAAFVDGKVYEKRKVYDRFGLVIKDPPQRYQNSEWLHVSAKIPALRASSSVVTIIARCDDDDDDYDKISHNKKMKLAAPRDRITYFSGSGIIIECEEESVDATYVTTVLTPASPLLRDFEIEVDVALSDGNFVDHGLGLKLQILIQLNQVFWNSCY; translated from the exons ATGGCAGCTTTTGTTGATGGAAAAG TGTATGAAAAAAGAAAAGTGTACGATAGATTTGGGCTAGTGATAAAAGATCCCCCCCAAAGATATCAAAATTCTGAATGGTTACATGTTTCCGCCAAAATTCCTGCTTTGCGAGCTTCTTCTTCTGTTGTTACCATTATCGCTCGTTGTG atgatgatgatgatgattatgATAAGATAAGCCACAACAAGAAGATGAAACTAGCAGCCCCTCGTGATCGGATCACTTATTTTAGTGGCTCCGGGATTATTATTGAGTGTGAGGAGGAGTCTGTTGATGCTACTTATGTTACTACTGTCTTGACTCCTGCTTCCCCTTTGCTGCGTGATTTCGAAATTGAG GTTGATGTTGCTCTCTCAGATG GGAATTTCGTCGACCATGGCTTGGGTTTGAAGTTGCAAATCCTTATACAGCTCAATCAGGTTTTCTGGAACAGTTGCTACTAA